The Vigna unguiculata cultivar IT97K-499-35 chromosome 11, ASM411807v1, whole genome shotgun sequence genomic sequence TGAGTGCTTCTTCTCGATTGTCAGTGCAATTTTCAAGCACAGTGTTCATAGTCAAAAGttgcagtatttttttttcaatgcatTCAATGTATGTTTCAGAAGTAAAAAGACACATATTACACGATTCAGGTGATTCCGATCACTACCGGGACgtatctacattttttttatttatataaaaaaaactaattgtgTTTTATATGTAAATTGGTCTTCATCATGTTCAAAAACCATCTAATAATTTCTGGGGAATCTAGCTTGAACCGTAAAAATGGAAGCTTACTGATCCAGGTATGTACAGTCGGCGCTTCCCTCCTACTTTCATGCTCAGAATACCTTCATCAAGTCCCGGTATAACCTGTCACTCATTGGGCTGAATATCAGTTAATATTCAAACGCATTGTCAAACACTTTGGCCACAAAGCTTTTGTTTGCCAAGTTTGAGTACTAACTACGGTGAAAGAGAAATTCGAGTTCAGATTCTCTATTAGATTTTTTGATGCTATCATATGTTGATCTTAAAATTACACtgatgttgatattttaaaaatctttttaatatattttaaaatatcaaaattagtgTCCATCAATGTATTTTGAAGACATAGCAGAGGAACATCACAGACATAGCAGAGGAACATCACAGAAAAATCCAGCAGAAAATCCAAATTCGAGAAATTCTTAAACTTTAAGATATAAACAAGAAAAGCAATATCCAGAGTTTACCTGACCAGAACCAACGCGGAAAATGTAAAGCTGTCCTTTCTCCAGTGAACTGTAAAATTGGAAAGGGTGGACAAGAGAAACACAAATAAAGAACTTCTATCTAGGTATATTCACAggcttaaaattcatttttcagcATAGTGCATCCATGTGATGTGAGTATACATAGAGGTGAAATTTTTTAATCAGGATTCAAAGAGAAAATCTTCAAAACCAAAATTGGAAGTTAACATCAAACTGAAAAAGGAATGGACAAATTGAAACATCAGAAGCAGTCCAAGTGTATTGGCTGTTTGCTAAATATGGTTGATTGACGATtctactaataaaatatttagatgtCCAACGTATGATTAGGCATGGTTGTGTAATTCTGCACATTCAAATAAAACTTCGCATGCatgcaaaacaacaaaaaccaTTTCACGAGTACCAATTCATGGATTGAAGAAATACTGATGCAAATTTATAATACCTGTCAAATATTTGTCCAGATGGAACCATTGCAACATAATTAGCGGCCACctgaaattatatttcattagtCAAAGAGGCATGTGGAAATGAAGACAGTCTTGgtatattgagaaaaaaatcatCTACTGACTGAGGACTTTACTCCTGATAAATATAACTTTGAAGTTTATTAAAGGTtgaaaaagaatgaagaaaCTTTAATCTTCATAGAAATATCAAACTTCAGCAAGTTCAGAAAGGAGGTGGTCTATTCCTTTCAAAATATGCCTCCAATGATTCAAGTGCATGAGAAAGTTATGCAGTGCCCCAAAGGTTAATTTTGAtgcaaatggaagaaaaaaaattcagtttGTTCCTTAAGATCCAACTTAAGTAGTCATGGATTGATAATCTGGTTCAAATTTGGCATTGGCTTCCTTTCTGAAAGGTCAAGACTGGCAAACAAAAGACAGAAATTTGACATACCTGAAATCCAATTGGTGGACTAGGACCCTGCCCTACTTTAATATCCTTGTATTGCAAACCAGATCCTGTAGTTACCATAGGCACCTTCATTGCATAAAACATTCAAAGACAAAAACTGTCATTAACTACGGCTCTTAAATTGTTAGTAATGTAAAATCCATTCATCTAGTGATGATTAAGGTCCCAAAAAACGTGTAACCTTCAACATAAAATGCTATCACATCACATCGGTTAAATATTTCTACCAAAAACAACAGATTCTTCATTGCATGACATTGAACATCATGTAGTATCTTATGTAGAACTATAAGAAGCTCTACTCATTCAATAAGAACGTAAGATTCTATTAACCAGAAAGAATTAGGAGGAAGATTAGGCACTGTGCAAGGAACTTAAGGCTTAAATTTTATCAAGTCAACGAAGGGGCTTGCTGGTGACTAgcaataatttgttaaaaaccTTATCACTGTAGGTTAACAAATCTATATTAACCACTTTTAGAGACAAGAAAGTACAATGAAATTGTCCTATTTTCTGCGACATTCATGTAAACTTCCCAATATTTGACACAATTCATCATCTTACAGAAACATGTCTTCTATCATCACAGTACAAAAGTGATGCATTGTAAGCAATGTACATCAATCATCGTCAATGTTTAAGCAGAGAGAAGCACAGAAAGGAGGCAAATAAGGGGACTATGCAATCTCACCATACATTTTCAAGCTCTTTCTCACAAGTCTCATCACATAGTTTTGGCTTTTCCTCTGGGGGCAAACCAGCTCCACTGGCATCCAATGAACCCATGAAGAGGCCCGAGACTCCAAGAGCCAACCCAAGAAAGTTCCGACGTGAATTGGCATTAAACATAGCAGTGTTGCATTCCCTTCTCTCTGAGGACTCCACTTTAACAACTAATCTTCGAAATTTGTCAACCAAAATGCTCTGAGGAGGAGTAAAAGAGGGACCTTTACCACGAGTAGAACCTGTCAAATGGGAACTGAAGTTCAGAAAACAACTCTACCATTGAAGAAGGAAATTGGGTCAACACTGTGCAGAAATAAAACTGATTTCACAGTCTATGATCGTCAACTGCTTAGTGATTCGTATGAATAATGTATATGAACACAACAcaacttttctttttgtgtgtgttttttggAAAGCCTGTTATGCATTGTTGAGTTATGGTGTGAAGGAAAGAAGTGGGAATTatgaggaagaaaaagaaatggggcTACCGAGTGGGAGAAGCAGAGAGGAAGCTATGGCAGACATTTCCGACGATGTCTTGCGACCATGTCCCCAAACGCAGAGGTTGCTTTCATCCTTATCCTGCAACGGGGAGGTGTATGAAGAAGCAATAGTGGGTGCGGAAAGTAATTTTCTTTCCAAACATGTGGATCAGATTGCATGGACTCGGGTTGGTCCGGGCTGTGACCCAATATGTAACCTTCGGGAATAAGGGGATTTCTTTTTGCACTCACATAGTTTCTTTTTACACTCTATATGTAAACATCCTTCCTTTGTCTCtatatttaactaatttaatttataaataatgtttcGATTCTGATCCAAATTTGTCCGGTAGCTATTGTTAGAAACAACCACCACGTTCCCGATGTATTGTCCGTTGTTAGAAACAACCACCACGTTCTCGATGTATTGTCCGTTTTGAAGCGTTTGAGCTCCCTcatagttttttctttaaaagatgCATCCGAAGGTAGAGGGAGATAGGAGTATTTAAACTTGGTTTAACCTCGATTCTTAAGCGATGTGAAACTTATTAGATATACCGAAACAAATAATtctgaaaatataaatacataatgaTCTAATATAGATCCGCATTCTCATTACctatattttgtttgaaaattacAGGCATTGAATTGTTCGTATCAGTATCGTATTCAATATTACATTCATATCTGTATTTGTACTATGTGAAACTATATTTTTTGCATGTAGCAATGACAATGATAAAATTATGGAGAATTCTTAGTAAATGTAAGAACATACTTAGAGAGTCAAATTGTTAGAGTATGGCAACAATTCTTGGTGTTGGTTTGAGCAAGCATAAGCTAGAAACTCAATGTGAACGgacaaacaaaacatatgaagcATTCAAACTACGAACTGAAATATTTAATGTCAGAATTGTTAAAATAATCGAAAATGAAAAACGAGAAAAGTTGTTAAGATTAGTTAAAAAAAGAACTTCAACTCTGTATACTATATAGTCTAAATACGACCtggttatatattaatttatcaaAACCAAAAcgactataatataataatatatgattatttaatattatagtaTAGTGAGAAAATTGACTCTATAACAAAAATGAAGTCCTCCTtcttaaaaaatagtattttgagAGTTGTTTTCTTTGTCATTATTATCTCAAGTGGCTTCACTTGCACTGAGtatctatatttttatcatttacaattttttttatcaatttcaaaCACTACTGCTTAAGtctaatttttattgatttgatttaaatttagaatgttAATGCGTTGAGGAtgtctttcttttatataaaaaattaattttaaaattattataattttaatcaatcctaatttgaatttgatatttaaattttgacacgttgtatcaataaatattatatcttttagtttttataattcaTTTCCATAAGTCTCTcctcaattttaaatttcaatattagaCACACGACTTGTATTGAAAATTAcgtcttttatttttgttctcttttCACATCTATGCTTTTTATTCATACTAAAAAGTTTCTAGTtcattctttaataaatatttaataaatattaataatttcttcttagaaatttttaaaattttcttattttactgtgttgaattttatttatgtccttacttaaattctaaatttgtaTGGATAAGATTTTCATCGGGAATCAAGTATGAGATGACCAGAAACAAATAAAGATTTTATTCTAAATGTTTAggaaaattgtatatttatattccAATATATTAGCTAGTactaaactttatttatttagaagataatttcgAATTTAGATTTTATAAGAGGTATACATTGATTTGGACATAAAAGtggaaagaaaatttataagtttcaattttttcttaacGAAAactaacatattaaaatatagtatttattaattaaaaagtatctAAAATTCTATATCATAAACATTCGTTTAAGTCCGTATTTTGATTTTGAGAATTTGATATGAActtaattgaaattcaaatttataaaatttcaagagtcgtattataatatagaataatattaaagattatataattacactataaaatattatgagtcTTAAGAATTtgtagaaagtataaaaatatgaaagatataagagacaatatataaatttcaaactaaaactttaaaacaatatacgtataattttttattttattttatttacatattttattcttGACCATTCTTAATTAATAGTGCGACTTCAACTCACACTTAACTCcactaatatttttaagtgttaaaacacaactttataattttgtatgcaatttttaattaacttaacCATTAAAATATTACTCGTGACAATTGCAGATTCTGGTTAGGTGCTGTGCCttcattgttgtttttttttttctatttgtccCATTGGATAGCCCTAATAACACGTCTTTGAagatattctttctttttcccattatttttttttctccctaatttgcaaaaaaaaaaaaaagtgagtaGTTAGTTGGAATTTAGAACACGAAAAAAGATCCAACTTGCTATTAAATTCcttagtgaaaaactaaaaaaaagtagGTGGCAATATCTGAGATATTCTAAATAAATTGGTTAGGTGAAACCtattattctttcattttcctATTGCATAGTCAAATATGAGTTAGTCAATTCAACTTTAAACATAACATATTTACTCattattctttcattttccCTATCACGCTACATCACTCAAAACATAACATATTTGCACCTTTTCTTTGTCAACACTGTTAGCCAAAACTTACCTAtcaattctttcatcttttaaacCCTTTCACATATTCAACATCAAACCGTGTATTCTCTTTTCCAACCAAATCATGTACATGTTTTAGATTGACTTAACACCATTTATGACCAAATTCTACagtatatactttttttttttttacatttattagtGTAAATAACTTTacattatcaattaattatctttaagtataaaacaatttttttccacATGTGCTTATTTTTACATGTTCAGAATAATTCCTTCGAAGTATGGTTAGTTTACATATATATCGAATTTAGTAGTAAGTTGGAAAGAAAGGTCGGAGAAGATTATGAGTTTAACTCCGTCACTAACACTTGAAAGTTATATAAGGTTGATTTAGTaagtttataagaaaatatgagagaaaTCGTAAATTTAACTCTCCAACTaacaaaaatactaatgatTAATATTTGCCtataaaaaatcttatattttacattttttattataatttacacttaaaatgtatttgatcgaactaaattttgataactttttcttattAGTTGAGGTAACATCTTCTAAGTGATTTTGGAAtatagaaaaatgagaaaacaaaaaaatgagaagtcACTTAGAAAATGTCACCTCAAATTATAGAAGAAAGTTGTTAAATttagttgtcaaaatatcattttactatttgattttagaatacataatgatatttttattttggttataaTAGTACACTAAACAATATAGAAATACATGAAATTTGGTATTGCTGGGCAACTTCCAAAAATCCTTGGTCAACACGTAATCCATTGAAACCCATGTCCACCGAAAAGGCTAATGAAGTCCAAAAAGAGAAGCACAAATCTAACACACTTTCTTGTTCCTTTCCTCACTCACTATAAAATGgcaccaacaccaacaccaacaccaagCCACAACACAACCACAAAACAAGCTTTCATTGCTCCTTCCAATTAATAGTTTGAGATACAGTAGCAGCAGTAGCTACCTATAGCTATACCACAACAACCCTTCTTTTCTAGCTTTCACCAAACCTTTCATCAATGAGTTCTTCAAAAGCATGCACCCTTTTGAATTTGGTAGCTGTTGTTGTGTTTGTTGCTATTTTGATCGGAGAAAGTAGGGTGGAGGCAAGGGTTTTATCTCACTCTCAAGAGTTTGCATTTGCAAGAGCTAATAACCTTCAAACATACACCTCTTCAGCCTACGAACAAGCCAAGAAAACCATGGCGTTTTGGATGCAACGTTTGGCTTCTGGACCAAGTCCTAAAGGTCtaggtcattgatttcttaccCTACaatcctaaaccctaaaacacacattttctGTTCAGATAAAGAtgttttgacaactttctcttataatctGAACTTGAAATAACATTTTCTGAgtgattttagaatataaaaaattaagaaaataaaaaa encodes the following:
- the LOC114169283 gene encoding peptidyl-prolyl cis-trans isomerase FKBP16-3, chloroplastic, which gives rise to MSAIASSLLLPLGSTRGKGPSFTPPQSILVDKFRRLVVKVESSERRECNTAMFNANSRRNFLGLALGVSGLFMGSLDASGAGLPPEEKPKLCDETCEKELENVPMVTTGSGLQYKDIKVGQGPSPPIGFQVAANYVAMVPSGQIFDSSLEKGQLYIFRVGSGQVIPGLDEGILSMKVGGKRRLYIPGSLAFPKGLTSAPGRPRVAPSSPVIFDVSLEYIPGLEVDEE